In Leopardus geoffroyi isolate Oge1 chromosome D1, O.geoffroyi_Oge1_pat1.0, whole genome shotgun sequence, the genomic stretch GGACGCTCTTGAATTTGTCAATGTCTGCAGGGAAGCTCACGTGTGCACGTGCGGCCCGCGCCAGGCCAGTGCGCTCAGGGACCCTCTTTCCGTGAGCTGGCCGCCGCACACGCCTGAGGCGGCCCGGGGCCTGGGAACGCTCTGAGCAGCTGTATCACACTGTTGGCCCGGGGTTTTAAAACACAAAGTTCATGACAACATATCACAGCTTAGTGGAAGACAATAGCCGTGCCCCCCCAGGGAGCTGCGTATAAGAAAACACAAGCTCATCATCCGAGGAGGCCTGAGCATCACAGCGCTAAGGTGGGAACAGTTTTCCGAAGCCTCTGTCAAGAATGTTAATTTTCCCAGAGCAATTTAAGCTCCGTGCAGAATTAACCCACAGATcgctgctccccccaccccagcccgggGAAGCGCGTGGCGCTTCCCTGGAAAAGGGCTCGGCCGCCCCCTCCGGTTACAGCCTCCCGCCTCGTGTACGGCTGGGGTCTCCCCCTGTTCCCGGGCCCCGTCTCTCCCCGTGGGCCCTGTCCTCAGCACCCCAGCCTGCCGGGGGCCACTGTCTAGGATGGGAGGCTCCACGAGAGCCCGGGGCCTCGCCCTGCTGGCCCCCCCTCGACCCGGCCAGGGCCCTACACCTGTCGGCAGCCTCAAGTGGGGGCTGGTGTGGCCTGAGCCCAGGGGCCGGTTATTTTTAAGGAGCCAGTGGCAGCTGAGGTGTCCAGAAATAGGCACCCAAATTAGCCAAGACACCTCTGCCCAGAAACCCAAGACGCTGGGAGGGGGGCTGAGAGGGCAGCCGCGGAGCTCAGGTCTCCTCCTGGCCAGCTCCCCGCCAGCCCCCGCAGGTGTCCCAGCCCCGCCTGACCTCTTGCAtcttgccttcctgccttctgggCTGGTGTCCAAGGGGGGGCCCAGGAGGACCCCCGTATCCCCAGGCAGGGTGCCCGCAAGCCCCTGGCAAAGTCTCACTCTCCCGGGGGAAGCAGACGCTTCTCCTGCATCCTGCCCCTCTGGCCAGGGGAGCCCTGAAGGACACATCACAGGGCTGCTCTGTCCCCTCACCTCACTGTCTGTCGGGGCCAAGGTGGGGGGTGCCAGAGGGCAGGGACGGCATTTCGACAGCTGGGAAGGAAGCCCCTTCCTCAGCGGGGGCGACAGTGAAAATAGCCCCTGAGGTCAGACCTCCTTGGAGACACatacccccttccctccttcccaggtgACGAGAGGGGGTGGGAAAGGTGGGAGGCCCTGTCCTCACTGGCCGTGGGCCCCCGGCCGCGTCACCGCTCCCCGGCTGGGCCCCCACCGTATCCTGCAGGGGCTCCTGGCCCGGCCTCCCCCGGTGGCTGAGGACACCAGCAGGTGCGGGCGCCCGGTCTGGGCGAAGTCAGGAGGGCAGCTGAGCCCACggcatggggcagggggaggcgggagggcaaggagcaggggcggggcccTGGGGAGCATGCCCTCCACCCTGCGAGGACAGAGGCCCAGGTCCCCACTGCGCCCCCTGCCTGGGCCCGTCCACCCCTGTCCTTGACCTCTGGGAGGTGCCCCTGGGGCTGCGAGGGTCCCGGCCTCCCCTCCTCACGGAGCTGCCCCTGGGGATGAATGACACAAGCCCCCCGACGTGCTCGTCTCTACAAATGCCAGGACTGGAGGCAATGACTGATTGAGGCCAAGAACCCCCGGCTTGCGCGAGGGGCTGGCCTTGGTGCCCTCAGCTTATTGGAGTCCCCGGGGAAAGGCCCAGAtgggccggggctgggggggtgggggtgggcaggacacGGTGCCCGGGGGCCCTCGGGGCTGTGGGCAGCGCCCTTCCTGGGCACCTCTGTCCAGCCCTCTGCCCCGTTCCTTCCAGGGagcccccaccttcctcctcGGGCCACCCCGGCTGTCGCGTTCCCGTTCAGAGTGGCTTCCCCCATGTCCAGAGAGCATCGCCCTCTGCGCCAGCACCCTTGGGACCCTGGGCTGTCTTCGTGGGCTCTCCAGGCCGCCACGCTCGGTGCTGAGACATGTGCGAACACGACAGCCTGGCCCCTCTCAGCACCCTGGGACCCAAGACGTGCCTCAAATGCCGGGCCGGCCCCGCCCAGCCCTGGGCCATACCGACCTGTGGCTGAGTCTGGAGAGAAGGGTTAGAGCTCCCTGTGGACAGGACCGGCTCAGGCACTGCCCGCTCAGCTCACGCCCTCATGTTATAGTGACATTTGATCTTTCCCAGCAGCCCAttggccaggggctgggtggcCGGGCATGTGGGGCAGGCGGGAAGGGGCCGTGCCCACGCAGGCCCCTTACCAAGTATAGGAACAGCAGAGGAGGAGGCCTGAGGAGGCGCGGATGTGGGGGACGTGTCTGGAGACGGAGGCAAGGTCCACCCTCCTCCCCGGGAAGTGTCAGCTTCTATTTTTACTCCCCCGACAGCGGGCACATTCTTGATGGGCTGAGGAGGGGTGACGGGAGGGACGGGGTGGCCCCAGGGATGCAGCCAAGGCTCTCTCTGGGCCAGGCTGCTGTGGGGTCCCAGACGGGGGCCCCGACTCCCCCAGTccagctgccccccgccccccacggtgTCTGGGGCGTGGGCACTTTGCCCCAGGCCCACCTGCGCCCTCCATCAGAGCACGCGGCCCGGCGTCCCAGAGACCGCCGTGGAGAGCAGGGCTCTGGGCGTCCTCAGCCAGGCCTCTGTCCCGTCTGCGCCCCACTTAGTGACCAGGCCTGGCTCTCACGTGGGTGCTGTTGGGGCACAGGACAGACGGGTGAGAGAAGAAACATCCCAAACAGGATCTCGACTGCTGACGGTCCTGCTGGGTCTCCCCCAGCGACTGGGGCCGTACCCCTTCCTTCAGCCTGGGAGCCGCCGTCTGGGGGTCCAGACCCTGAGGTCCTCTCTCCCCGAGGCCAGACGCAGTGTGCTGCTCAGGGCGGGCCCCGCCACGTGCCCGTGGAGCCTGGCCGTTCTGTCCACAGAACTCCAGATGGCACCATCCGCCCGGCAGACACCTTTCCCGGGCCTCTGACGGTCCCCTCACCAGCTGGCAAGGCCACGAGCTCCGACGGGCCTGACCCTTGGATTAGGGAAACCGAAACACGAAGAGGGGTCAGAGCAGGCCGGCACCTCCTTCCAGACCCGAGGGCTCCAGGCAAGGGAGGAGCACCGATGGTGGGGTCTGCTCGGTGTGCAGGACCGGGGTGAGCCCTGGGGAGACCCAGAGGAGGCTTCCGGTCAAGGACGTCGGGGGGCTCGCacgccccagccccagctccaccCAGCTCTCTGCCTGCTCTGGGGCCTCAGAAGCTTCCGGAAGGCTTCTGCTGGCACCTCATTCAATCCCTGCAAGTCGGAGATAAGGCCACAGGGACCCACGACAGGAGAGGCATGCCCACTGTCACAcagcagggggaggcagggacgCTCTCCCTCCTGCCTCGCGGAGGCTGGAGTTACTGGGGACACCCCTGCCCCCCGTTCCCGTCTGAATTTGTTCCTCCCGTCTGATGCTGTCTCCCAAGCTGCCCAGATCCTCGGATGGGCCAGGGTTTCGGGGAGCCACATACAGCTGACCCTTGGCCAGCTCTGCCCAGCGGGGCCGCCTGAAGACTCACTTCTAGGGAGGGCCTCACGAGGCTCCCGGGGGCCGCCGTGGCCTCTTTCCTGTGGTAAGGTTTCCCTTCTCAGGCTGGCTCCTCtgggtcctccccaccccctgcccccccagacATGGGCACACTCGTGGGGACAGCACGTTCGGGACCATTCGGCCTTGTCTGTAGGCTGTGCTGGGGCTTGGTCGAGGAAACCCCGTGCACACCCAGCCCCGCTCAGACCACCTTGCTCCCGGGAGCCGCCCGCTGCCCCTTGCCACTCTTAGGAGCGGCACCTGCCGACGGGCACGCCCAGGCCCTGCAGTGGCCCTCCTCGGCCAGCAGAGGAGGGTGGCCGCCCGCTCAGTGGCCTCGGCGCCTGGCAGGTGCTCTCCCGTGAACGGGCCGAGCCAGAGAACGGGCGCTGAGGTCAGAGGAGGAACAGCACAGGTTTTATTTTGGGTATCCGTGACCTCCCCCTCAGGGCACCAGGCCCGTGGTGCGGCCGGACAGCATTGAGCAGGCTCTGCTGGACAGGCCGCAGGCCTCCGAGAACCTTCGACAGGTAATCCACACCCCGGTCCACCTGGCCTGgccgggcaggggtgggaggagaggggcagggcaggggcctcCCCGGAGGGCTGGAGGGGGTCTGGGGTCCCGGGGTGGGGGCAAGGGAGAAGGGTGGCCCAGCCCTGGTCGGGGTGCAGGATGGATCTCAACCCCAGAGAGGGTTTGAGAACTGACCACGCAGGCCCTGGGCCCAGGGATGGTGGGGGGCAACTTCCAAAGCCGGAGGTGCTGAGCGAGGCCACAGAGCAGGGAGGAAGCCGGGACAGGGAGAGGCGGCCCCAGAGCAGTTTGGCTCCAGCTACCTTCAGGGGGGACCCTAGGGTGGCGGGGGAGAGCGGGGCCCCTCAGTCTGGTCCGGGCCCCGGTTTGCACGGGTGGGGTGGCGGGGCCCGAGGGACCTTGAACAGGTCCTGGGCACCCACACTGGTGCCAGCCCCACAGGCTTGGGCTCTGCCAGGCCCCAGATAGAAGCGGCTGACGCAGCACTTCAGAGACGGTCCTGCCACAGCCCCGTGCATCTGCGGCCCCACTAGCCTGGGTGCCTCTTTACCAGATCACTGGTCTGTTCTGCCTTCCGCATGCGGGGCTGGAGTTCTGCGCTGGGGTGGGGCTCTCGGGCAGGCGGGACCGATGGCAGAGGGGCAGTGCCTGGGTATCCCAGTCCAGGTTCCCCTTGGGCAGGAGCCCTTCTGAACCTCTGGACCCTTATGGCGCGCAGGCCCCGACCCGCAGTCTCTGAGAGGCAGGGTCTTACATCCCGGCGGTAGCGGGCTTGGAGATACTCAGAGGAGACAAGCCCTGGGTCCCCGTCCCCGAGGCTGGGCTGGGGTGCGAGGCTCCTGAGAGGGCCGGGGTGGGTCTGGGCAGCGTGGCCGTCTGGCTTCCTGGCACCGTCCACCCCACCCGCCGCCTCTCATCCCGTGGCGTCATCCGCTCTGACCCCGGCTCACTGTACCGCCATGGGCTTTGTGGCCGCCTCTGCCGCTCCCCTTGGCTGATGTGCCATCCcgctgggtggggagggagaatgtGGCGTGCCCGCTGGGAGATGCGCCCCGGCTGGCAGAGCACGGCCCTGGACGCAGTCTCCAAGGTGGGCCGTGGTAAGACAAGATGGCTGTGGCTTGGTGGAGCGTTAATGCTCCTGACTGGTCTGTATTTACTCCATCCTCCAGGAGGCAGGCCGATTTTAATCACAGAGACTTCTGAAAATGGAGGTTCCCAGCAGAGCCAGACCTAGAACGCCAAAGGTCCGGTGGTCCTGCTCTTCCATGGGTTCCCCAGACAACAAGGGCAGCAGAACCCCATGTCAGATCTGGGTGcgggcccagggctggggagcaCGCCCTCCGCCCTGTCTCCGCCTTCACACACTGGTCCGTTCACCCACCCACCTGTTTGTTCCCATCCGTTCTCACGTTCGctaccttctttcctcccttccactGTCCATCCAGCCATCATCCACCTGCCCACCAACacacccagccagccagccagccacctacTACCCATGCAGCACGCATTGATCTGACTGCCTCTCCATCGCTTCTGCCATCTACTGCCCATACAATGGTTTTTCTGTCCAACTACCTTCTGTACACCCACCCATGTACCCCTGTCTATTCTCTATCAATCCATCTTTCCATTAGCCAAGATTCATCCACCCAGCTTGCTATTTATACATCagtccacccacctatccatccctCCGCTCCTTCACCCATCATCCGTCATCCATATCtgtccatccacccttccatctaTCATCCCTCCACTGGCCcattcgtccatccatccatccatccacccgtctgtccatccattcgtccatccatccactcatccatctatccatccatccatccatccactcatccatccatccatccatccctccagccatccattcgtccatccatccactcgtccatccatccatccatccatccactcatccatccatccatccctccagccatccatttgtccatccatccattcgtccatccatccattcgtccatccatccactcatccatccatccatcaatccactcatccattcgtccatccctccacccatccatctgtccatccatccactcatccatccatccactcatccatccatccatccatccactcatccatccatccatccatccctccacccatccatccatccatcaatccactcatccattcgtccatccctccacccatccatctgtccatccatccactcatccatccatccatccatccatccatccactcatccatccatccatccatccctccacccatccatccgtccatccatccactcatccatccatccatccactcatccatccatccatccatccatccaccatccacatCTGTCCACCCACCAAATCTTCACTGAGCACCTCCCAGGTGCTGGAATGGGGGATGACCCCAAGGTGGGTCTTGTTTTCAGGGAGTTCACAGTGTAGGGGTACAGATCAGAAAGGCACACTGTTTCGGGTGCAGTAAAATTTAATCTGGCCAGTCAAGGAGGGAAGCATCATAGATGTTCTGGAAGAGGAagactgaacccccccccccatcatatGCGCCCCAACTTAAGCCACCACACACCTCAGATCTCAGAGTCTAATACTGCAGAAGGCCATGGGACAGGACAGAGTGTCTGATCCTGGATCCTACCACtgtccaggggctggggaggactTCCCACCGGGCTGGCCCTCTTCTTTGTCGCTCCCCCCCAGTTATGGACACAGAGCCAGCACTTGGAACACACAAGGAGCTTTATTGCACACGGAGGACAAGGCTGCAAGccgggagcagggagggggcagggcctgAGAATGCGGTGCAGGCGCTGGTGTCTCTCGACCTGGAGGTCCCCCAGCacgtgtcctctctctgcccaggcTGGGCCTTCCTCGGGGACTTTTGGTCTCTGGGGGGGCGGTCCCTTTGGTCAATCACCAGTGAGAGTCCCTTTCCTGCCCCTGCTGTGCGAGGTAGAGTGGGGGTCAGAGAGCGGGAGGGGAGAGCGGTCGGGGGGTCGAGGAGTAGAGAGACGGCGATGGTGGTGGGTGTTGGCCGGGCGCGGGCAGGCCAGGCAGGCAACGGCAGCGGCTCCCGTGGCAGGGCCGGGGTGGGCGTCTGGCTGGACTCGCCCCTGCGAGGGCGGAGGGTGCTGCCCGAGCTGTCTGCAGTCTCAGGAAAGCTGAAACACCGGCATGGGTAGGGGTGTCAGGCTTCGGTCCGGGGAGGGGGCTACCCCCTGCCCTCCGCGTCTCCAGCCCGTCTCTGGTGGCCACGCTGGCCCTCCCTACGGCATCCCCTCCCCCGGGAGCAGCCGCCCTGCTCCAGCCACCGGAACCCCACGTCCGCTTCCACCTTGGAAGCTGGCTTCCTGACACCGGGGCCCCCCCCGGGGCCgcgggcctacttgggattcaagGTGAAGGGAGCTGTGCCCGTCGCCTGCTCTCCCGCTAGCCTGGCTGCCCCCGAGCTCCCGCGGTCCCTGGGGTCCTGGGCCCCCTGAAGCAGGCACAGCCGAGCGGGAACCCCGGGCAGACCCCTGAGGCCCCTCCCCAGGCAGACCCGCTCCCGCCTGACAGAGCCGGCCCCCACAGGCCGGCAGCTCCGggcctccttcctcccacaaaCCGGCCGGCCTCCGGCTTGGCCCAGACGCCATTTGTCAACGTCCTTGCGAGCACGTGGCGCCCAGAAACCAGGGCGGGCGGCTTGGCCAGGACCACCCCAGCCAGGATGTCTGCGGGAATATCCCATTTAGCGTAGCTCAGCGAAAATTGCTCCCACCTCCCGGCCAATCGACCTCTGATGATGCAGCCTCAGCTTTCCTGAGCCTCTGGCCGCCACCCTCACCGCTGGCTCACAGTGGACGAGCCTGTGGTCAGACTGGCGACGGCGTGGCGCCCCTCACGCGTCTGCGGGCGGGCGCTCTTCCTGCCCTGGCGGGCGGCCGGCCCAGCACGTGCCTCCCCCTTGGAGCCCGTCCACGGGTCTCACGGTCTAGGCTGTGCCCCCGGGCGGCGCCCTCGGCCGTCACCCACCGAGTCACTCGGGCCTCCGTGGGCTCCTCTCTGAAGCGGCTGGAGGCAGAGCCGCCCCACAGAGCTGCGGACGCGGACAGACTCGCTAGGGACGCACCTGGCAGGTGCCGGGCGCTCGGGAAGCAGAGATTCTGATGGTCAGGGTTGGGCCGtgacccctctgggcctcaggagCTCCTACCTCACCACgggctggtggtggggggggggggagggcggggcacCGGCAGAGAGGACGGCTGGCCTGTGACGGCTGTCCCTCTCCACCCCAGGGTGCAACGATGCTCATCGTGGCCGGCCTGTGCCCCCCGGGGCCCTCGGGACCCCCGCCGCCCCTGCTGCCCAAGCCAGGCAAGGACAACCTTCGTCTGCAGAAACTTCTGAGGAAGGCTGCCCGGAAGAAGATGACCGGGGGCGGGGCCCCCGTGCCACTGGGGGCTTTCCGCGCTTCCCTGTCCCCCGTGAGTGAGGCCAGCCACGACCAGGAGCCAACGGCCCCACGCCCCGCGGAGGGCCTGCGCTCCGTGCCCGCCCtgccccgctccccccacccctccgtcACCCAGCACGTGGCATCGCCTCCGCAGAAGTCCACAGCCCCCTTCAGCTTCACTCAGCACAGGAGCCTGGCTGCCCACTTCAAGGCCACGGGGCTCCGGCTCGCGACACCGGCCCTGCACCCCACCCGGTCCCCCGGCGGCTTCACGCAGGTCTCGGCCCCCACAGCAGGGGCCACCCACGTCGGCCAGGTACACATCCGGCTAGTGCCGTCCCCACAGGCCAGGACCCCGGAGCCCTGCCAGACGGCCCCAGATGGGGGGCCTGGTGGGCAGGACAAGGACACGGTCCCGTACCCTCCTGGGGcccagcccccggcccccgcGGCCCACATCCACCCTCTGCCCACCGAGGCCCAGACTGCCGGTCCTTGCCCTGAGGCCCCCCCTCCTCAGTGCCCTGGCCCTGAGGCCTTGGTGCCCAGAGAGGGTGGCACTCGGCTTGTGGTGCCCACAGTCCCCACCTACCGCTCACCGGGACCCTCGCCTCACAGGCCGGCCTCAGCTGAGCCCGTGGAGAAGCCCCCTGTGGCTGGCCCTGCCGCTGAGGCCGAGGCGGTCTCCAGTCCCCGGGGGGCCTCGTCCCCGGCCCCGCCCTCAGGCCCGCACCCATACCCTGTCCCCAAAGTCGCACCGAGGCCCCGGCTCAGCGGCTGGACGCGCCTCAAGAAGCAGCTGATGGAGGAGGCGGAAACATCCCCGTGCCCGgggccagcgcagagcccagagGGCGGGGGGCAAGAGGTGACAGCCCCCGCCCTCCCAGCGTCCCGGCCCCCAGCCTCCCGGGCCTCCAGGATGTGGGACGCGGTGCTGTATCGCATGTCAGTGGCCAAGTCCCAAGGCAGCCCGGCTGGGCCCAGGGATGGGGCTTGTACCCTGGCCGGCCTGGGCCGCCTGCCCTTCCTGTGCAGGCCGCGATTCAACGCCCGGAAGCTGCAGGAGGCAGCCGCCCGGCCGCCTCCTACAGTCCACTCCGTCGTGGACCTAAACCCCAAGCCCAAGAACTTCAACCGGACGGCAGCTGGCTGGAGGCTCCAGTGACCGGTCAGGGCGGCACCGGGGCCCAGGACCGTGGTGTGGACAGAAGAGGGACAGGGGGTCCAGCTGGGGAGCCACGGCCACTGCAGAGGGAGCCAGGGCCGGACGGACACCGGGCAGCCGGGAGGTGCGGGACGGACAGGCTGCAGCAGGAAGGACCGTGGCGGGGTGCGGCGGGGGCAGGTGGGGTCGGGGAGGAGGCCGGTCTCCGTGGCGTGGACCGGGGCAGAGAAGGGGTCTGCACTGGGTTAGAATATATATGGGGGCTGACGGGGTAAAACCACGCGCAAGAAGGAAGGAACACAGCTCAGTGATGAGGCAGCGGGTAGATGAGTCGGCCCCGCACAGCAGGGCCCGTGGCTCGGGACTCGGGGCAAGGAGGtgcaggggggtgcctgggctcCCGAGGGGCTGTGGGCCGGCAGGGCAGGGAGGATGCTGGGGCGGGGTTCTGtggtcccccccgcccctccgggAAAGATGGGGGACAGATTTACGTTTGCTGTGCAGAGCGGGGCTGGCCAGGGCGACTCAGTTGTGCGTGGGCCCCAGAGACTGCATCAGTGGTTTGACTGTCGTTCCTGACAcatgtgtggggggtggggggaggccagaCCCCAGGCTCAGCTCCTTTGGTTGCCCGCCTCTGATTCCCTCGCCTGGGGGGCAAGGTGTGAGGGGGGCTCGCTGGCGGGAGATGGGGGCGGGGCCCAGCTTCGATGGCTGGGCAAGGACGGGTGTCCTTGGTcccggggcaggggaggcagcagAGGGGACCCCAGGCCTCATGCGGCTTCGGGGCCCCCGCGTCTGCAGTCCCCACCGCCTCGAGACAGGGGCCGGGGCTCTGATGGGGTCAGCAGTAATGGCAGAGGGACACGGAAGTGCCTGGGTACAGGACtcaggaggggaagaggcagcCAGTAGGCGGCCAGCTGCATCACGCAGGGCATAATGGGTGCTGTAAACGGATCCTGGGACCCAGGCCACTAATAAAGTGTGTCTAACCACGGCAGCGGACCGCGTTTCTTCACCAGGTGATGGGCAGGGTGGTGGACCCCGGAGGGGCCCCCAGCTGGTATAGGAGAGCGAGCCGAGGGCGGGTTCCGACCATCTCCGAGGCCGGGCGTTCAGTCCCCACAGGCCGCCCTCGCAGCTGTGACAAAGCAGGCCTTGTCCGTGGCTCCACGTTCCCAGAAGGACACATTCCACACACACGACACCTCACGCTCGGGCTGCTGCCCTGGACTCACCAAGAAGGGCAGCTTAGGGCGCCGAGCCCTCGTCCACAAGCACCTTCTCATACTTCCCGTGTCCGGTGGCCACAAATTTGTACCTCTTTCCAGACGGAGTGCTCTGCTGGGAGAGGTGACCAAGAGCAAAGCTGAGAGCGGCAGGGCGGAGATGGTGCtgcctctgggaagccctcccaGATACACTGAGGATAGCCCCTCTTTGCTTTCAACTGCTAGACCTGCCCTCCCTACACCAGCCACATTCAGACCCTACCTTAATTGTCGATGACGTCTTGGAGCCTCCTTTTTGCTCCCAGAGGCTTCTCTTGCTCATGTCTCCAGCTACGATATCCTGTGTTCAGAGGAAGGACGTGTCACAGGTGCAGACCCTCGACCAGGGAACTCAAAGCCATGGTCCTTTCTCTCCTGCCCAGCCTTGCCCGGCTGGGTCCCGGGCCCGCCCACCCACTTCCTTGTACGAGAGGCCGGGGGAGGAAGTAAGAAAGGGAAAGTGGCACCACCTACATGTGCTGGGCCACCTGTTCCCCCACGTGGCCTTCCACTCTGGGGGCCAGCCTGGTGAGCACCCCCCAAACATCCCAGTGCTCTGTCTACCCACACTGCAGCCTAGACAGCCTCATACTTGCCTTACCAAGGGGACCCCACCTCACCCTGGGATGGGTGTTACCTTGCAAGAGGGGGTCTTGGCAGTGGACTGAGCCTGCACTTCTCCTGTCTCCCACCGGCTCTTGGTGCTCGCCACAGCCATGCTGGGCAGCTCGATGGAGGGCTGGCGGGTTAGCTTGGGGGTCCGGCCAGCAGTCTGCAGAGGGGGAAAAACCCAGGACCACTTTAGTGGACAGCCACATGGGACATGTCAGAGAAGCCAGGGTGAGGGTCTCCAATACACGACTTCTTCTACATCTTTGTATTTCCAGAGGAGTGCTTTCCCAGTAAGGGGCTAGGGCAGggcactctggaaaaaaaaaatgcatgtgccTCCATTTGGTGTACTTGTAAAACACCTTCTTGATCTGAGGAGCACAGGTGATATGGTGGGGTAAGAGACAGATGTGGTGCTATCATGCTGCTCAGAACATAGGGCTGGAGGAGCATGGattgaatggggtggggggggttgttGGAGAGAAGGGCATTGGTAGGATAGAGAGGTGTAGGTCTGGACGAGTGGTGGTTGGATGGAGGGGTGTTCGCCGAATGGAGGAGTGTTGTTTGTATGGAAAGACATTGGTTGGATGAAGGAGCATCGGTTAGATAGAAAGGTATTGGTTGGATGGAGGGGAGTTGGTTTGATGGAGTGGTCTTTGTTGCATGGAGAGACATTGTTTGGATGGAGTGGTCTTGGTTGGATGGAGGGGTCTTGGTTGGATGGAAGGGTATTGGTTGGATAGAGTGGTCTTGGTTGGATGGAGGGGTCTTGGTTGGATGGAGGGGTCTTGGTTGGATGGAGGGGTATTGGTTGGATGGAGTGATCTTGGTTGCATAGAAGGGTATTGGTTGGATGGAGGGGTGTGGTTGGGATGAGACAATGGGTGTGTGAATAGAGGAGGgacccagcagaagaagggaggCCTAAGCATACCTCAATGGCCTGTGTGTACTGCTCCAGTCGCTCATCAATCTTGGAGATGGGCAAGGCTGGTTGGGACTTCTTCACACTGTTACTGGAGGGTAGGAGAAGGGTCACGCCCCATGCTCCCTCACTGGGCTTCCACACCCACCCCGACCCCTACCAGAGCTCCCTCGGGGCTCTGCCTCTCTAGCCCCCAGGCCCCTCTCTTCGACACCGTCTGGGGGAACCCCAGGTCCTAGTCTGGAAAGCAGCAGGTTCACCTCTTCCTGATGGAGCGGTTCAGGGACTCGGTTCTGTCGATGAGCTGCGGAAGGCAAGCAGAGATGTGAGTCTCCAaccagagcccccccacccccccattgcCCCAGTGGCTCCCATCCACCACTCGAGCCATCTGCTGGGTTCATTTCTCAGGGATGTGCTGAGTGCCAGGCTGGGGGGATGGCAGAGAAAAAGCAGGGTGTACTCGTGTTCCTGGCATTGCCGTGTGGCTTCCTCTCTGGGGCTGTCGTGGGGTTGGTGCTGTGATtctgggaaagaggaaaaggcagCAGGCTCTGGGGCTCGACCTACTTTGGTGCTGGGGCTCAGGGGAGGTGAGCCCTGTTCGGTAGCAGCCTCCAAGACCAGGGGGCTGGGTGTCCTGGGCTGCTGGCGTTTCTGGTGCTAGGAATAGAACATCAGAGTTTCTATGATGAGCATCCCTTGCACCCCTCCTGCCCCATTCGGGACTTGTTGGAGCAAAcatcttcccctccctgggcctcaggtcCTTTCCAGCCCTGACATGCTCTGTTTCTCGAATTCTCTGCAGTGGGGTCTGGTGAGTCCAGAGGAGAGTcgcttgatcccagggtcacgaagaccctcctccctctgggaATGCGGGTGCCACAGAgtctggggtgtggggggggcgTCTCCCTCTAGGGCAGCCTGCTGAGCAGACGGTCAGCAGACACAGACCCAGCCCAAGGGGCGGGGTGCACCCGGACCCCAAAGGGAGACACCATCACCTGCTCGTCTGCCTCTTCGGCTTCTGCCGGCC encodes the following:
- the LSP1 gene encoding lymphocyte-specific protein 1 isoform X4 — translated: MGPEGWLERPRLPGAPRLARTGSAQVGGRGPTHTGVRGLTTQRSAEDEEEAARERRRRARDRELRAQDEDGGQSPEPPEQESLPHQHACGSQGGDEQSPARVSLEELHLSPSSELQDGPGTEETEPKSPEGTVQGSLGPAEAEEADEQHQKRQQPRTPSPLVLEAATEQGSPPLSPSTKLIDRTESLNRSIRKSNSVKKSQPALPISKIDERLEQYTQAIETAGRTPKLTRQPSIELPSMAVASTKSRWETGEVQAQSTAKTPSCKDIVAGDMSKRSLWEQKGGSKTSSTIKQSTPSGKRYKFVATGHGKYEKVLVDEGSAP
- the LSP1 gene encoding lymphocyte-specific protein 1 isoform X5, with translation MAEAPSRPGSEEQEALLVDKDAGLTTQRSAEDEEEAARERRRRARDRELRAQDEDGGQSPEPPEQESLLSLKPSEAPELDEDEGFSDWSQKPEPQRQPWEAGGASNSGEPPRSESPEGQQEENRPHQHACGSQGGDEQSPARVSLEELHLSPSSELQDGPGTEETEPKSPEGTVQGSLGPAEAEEADEQHQKRQQPRTPSPLVLEAATEQGSPPLSPSTKLIDRTESLNRSIRKSNSVKKSQPALPISKIDERLEQYTQAIETAGRTPKLTRQPSIELPSMAVASTKSRWETGEVQAQSTAKTPSCKDIVAGDMSKRSLWEQKGGSKTSSTIKQSTPSGKRYKFVATGHGKYEKVLVDEGSAP
- the LSP1 gene encoding lymphocyte-specific protein 1 isoform X7, whose amino-acid sequence is MRGSALLRRSSSKRGLENLVRLTTQRSAEDEEEAARERRRRARDRELRAQDEDGGQSPEPPEQESLPHQHACGSQGGDEQSPARVSLEELHLSPSSELQDGPGTEETEPKSPEGTVQGSLGPAEAEEADEQHQKRQQPRTPSPLVLEAATEQGSPPLSPSTKLIDRTESLNRSIRKSNSVKKSQPALPISKIDERLEQYTQAIETAGRTPKLTRQPSIELPSMAVASTKSRWETGEVQAQSTAKTPSCKDIVAGDMSKRSLWEQKGGSKTSSTIKSTPSGKRYKFVATGHGKYEKVLVDEGSAP
- the LSP1 gene encoding lymphocyte-specific protein 1 isoform X6: MRGSALLRRSSSKRGLENLVRLTTQRSAEDEEEAARERRRRARDRELRAQDEDGGQSPEPPEQESLLSLKPSEAPELDEDEGFSDWSQKPEPQRQPWEAGGASNSGEPPRSESPEGQQEENRPHQHACGSQGGDEQSPARVSLEELHLSPSSELQDGPGTEETEPKSPEGTVQGSLGPAEAEEADEQHQKRQQPRTPSPLVLEAATEQGSPPLSPSTKLIDRTESLNRSIRKSNSVKKSQPALPISKIDERLEQYTQAIETAGRTPKLTRQPSIELPSMAVASTKSRWETGEVQAQSTAKTPSCKDIVAGDMSKRSLWEQKGGSKTSSTIKQSTPSGKRYKFVATGHGKYEKVLVDEGSAP